A section of the Corynebacterium tuberculostearicum genome encodes:
- the tal gene encoding transaldolase: MNHISELAQLGTSTWLDDLSRERLVSGNLKEIISAKSIVGVTTNPAIFAAAMTNGTAYDAELSTLKETKATADEAVYALAIEDVKNACDLFADIYSSTNGADGRVSIEVDPRISDDATATLEQARELWSKVDRPNVMIKIPATTGSLPAIKDALAEGISVNVTLIFSVDRYRDVIEAFRTGLKRAAEAGKDVSTIHSVASFFVSRLDTEVDKRLEAIGSEIALALRGKAGVANAQRAYALFQDALLNDADLPEGAHLQRPLWASTGVKNPEYPATLYVSELAGPHTVNTMPEKTIDAVLSEGNLHGDALSDSREAAEGVFAQLEEVGIDFDDVFAVLEREGVDKFVAAWEELLASIEERLA, from the coding sequence ATGAACCACATTTCCGAACTTGCCCAGCTGGGAACCTCAACCTGGCTCGATGACCTTTCTCGCGAGCGCCTAGTCTCGGGCAATCTCAAGGAGATAATTTCCGCTAAGTCCATCGTGGGAGTTACCACCAACCCGGCGATCTTCGCCGCGGCGATGACCAACGGCACCGCCTACGACGCCGAGCTTTCCACGTTGAAGGAGACCAAGGCCACCGCCGATGAAGCGGTGTACGCATTGGCCATCGAGGACGTAAAGAATGCCTGCGACCTCTTTGCGGATATCTACTCCTCTACTAACGGCGCAGATGGCCGCGTGTCCATCGAGGTCGACCCACGCATTTCTGATGACGCGACAGCCACCCTTGAACAGGCGCGTGAGCTGTGGTCCAAGGTTGATCGTCCCAACGTGATGATTAAGATTCCGGCCACGACCGGCTCCCTTCCGGCCATCAAAGATGCCCTGGCGGAGGGAATCAGCGTCAACGTCACCCTTATTTTCTCCGTGGATCGCTACCGCGATGTCATAGAGGCTTTCCGGACCGGACTCAAGCGTGCCGCCGAAGCAGGCAAGGACGTCTCCACCATTCACTCCGTGGCTTCCTTCTTTGTTTCCCGTTTGGATACCGAAGTAGATAAGCGTTTGGAAGCCATTGGCAGCGAGATTGCTCTGGCACTGCGGGGTAAGGCGGGCGTCGCCAATGCACAGCGCGCCTATGCCCTCTTCCAGGACGCCTTGCTTAACGACGCCGATTTGCCCGAGGGAGCCCACCTCCAGCGTCCACTGTGGGCATCTACTGGTGTAAAGAATCCGGAGTACCCAGCCACTTTGTACGTATCGGAGCTGGCTGGCCCGCATACGGTCAACACCATGCCGGAAAAGACCATCGATGCGGTTCTCTCCGAGGGTAACCTCCACGGCGATGCCCTGTCTGATAGCCGCGAGGCCGCAGAAGGCGTCTTTGCCCAGCTAGAAGAGGTCGGCATTGATTTCGATGATGTCTTTGCAGTGCTGGAGCGCGAGGGCGTAGATAAGTTTGTCGCCGCGTGGGAGGAACTGCTTGCTTCCATTGAGGAGCGACTCGCGTAA
- the zwf gene encoding glucose-6-phosphate dehydrogenase, translated as MTDSAAWVNPLRNASDKRLPRIAGPAGMVIFGVTGDLAYKKLLPAIYDLASRGLLPAGFTLVGYGRRDWDKVAFCDYVRSAVIAGSRTEFNEDVWQHLSQGIEFVQGSFDDAGFDRLSARLGELDRERGTGSNWAYYLSVPPEFFSNICHQLERVGMANSVEDSWRRVIIEKPFGHDQESARKLNEIVNAVFPESAVFRIDHYLGKETVQNIMALRFANQIFEPMWNAHYIDHVQITMAEDIGLGGRAGYYDGIGAARDVIQNHLLQLLALVAMEEPSSFEPEALQAEKVKVLRATHAVHPLNKTTARGQYSAGWQGSEFVKGLREEEGFDPESTTETYAACTLEVNSRRWGGVPFYLRTGKRLGRRVTEIALVFKAAPNQPFVDGQTDALGRNAVVIRVQPDEGVTMRFGSKVPGSTMEVRDVNMDFAYAEAFTEESPEAYERLILDALLDESSLFPTNEEVELSWSILDPIIDYWAEAGQPEEYRAGTWGPESADRMLRRRGHSWRRP; from the coding sequence GTGACCGACTCAGCCGCTTGGGTCAACCCCTTGCGCAATGCCAGCGACAAGCGATTGCCGCGAATCGCAGGACCCGCGGGCATGGTCATCTTCGGCGTTACCGGTGACCTGGCATATAAAAAGCTACTGCCCGCAATCTACGACCTAGCAAGCCGTGGACTCCTACCCGCTGGCTTTACCCTTGTGGGTTATGGTCGCCGTGACTGGGACAAGGTCGCATTCTGTGACTACGTTCGCTCAGCCGTCATCGCTGGCTCACGTACCGAGTTCAATGAAGATGTCTGGCAGCATCTATCCCAGGGCATCGAATTTGTGCAAGGCTCTTTCGACGATGCTGGATTCGATCGCCTCTCGGCGCGTTTGGGCGAGCTAGATCGCGAGCGCGGCACCGGCAGCAACTGGGCATACTACCTTTCGGTTCCACCGGAATTCTTCTCCAATATCTGCCACCAGCTGGAGCGGGTGGGCATGGCCAACTCCGTCGAGGACTCTTGGCGCCGAGTAATCATTGAAAAGCCTTTCGGCCACGATCAAGAGTCTGCCCGCAAGCTCAATGAGATTGTCAACGCCGTCTTTCCCGAGTCCGCGGTGTTCCGCATTGACCATTATTTGGGCAAGGAGACGGTGCAAAACATCATGGCTTTGCGCTTTGCCAATCAAATTTTTGAGCCCATGTGGAACGCCCACTACATCGATCACGTCCAAATCACCATGGCCGAAGATATTGGCTTGGGCGGCCGCGCTGGCTATTATGACGGCATCGGTGCGGCTCGCGACGTCATCCAGAACCACCTGCTGCAGCTTTTGGCTCTGGTTGCGATGGAAGAACCCTCCTCCTTCGAGCCTGAGGCCCTGCAGGCAGAAAAGGTCAAGGTGCTGCGCGCTACCCACGCCGTGCACCCACTCAATAAAACAACTGCTCGCGGCCAGTACTCCGCCGGCTGGCAAGGCTCCGAGTTTGTCAAGGGCTTGCGCGAAGAAGAAGGCTTCGATCCGGAGTCCACGACGGAGACCTATGCAGCCTGCACCTTGGAAGTAAACTCCCGCCGCTGGGGAGGAGTACCCTTCTACCTGCGCACGGGCAAGCGCTTGGGCCGCCGCGTGACCGAGATTGCGCTGGTGTTCAAGGCAGCGCCAAATCAACCATTCGTTGACGGCCAGACCGATGCGCTGGGCCGAAACGCAGTGGTTATCCGCGTACAACCGGATGAAGGTGTCACCATGCGCTTTGGTTCCAAGGTGCCCGGCTCCACCATGGAGGTCCGCGACGTCAATATGGACTTTGCTTATGCCGAGGCCTTTACCGAGGAATCTCCGGAAGCATACGAGCGCTTGATTTTGGATGCCCTCCTCGATGAGTCCTCGCTCTTCCCCACTAACGAAGAGGTAGAACTTTCCTGGTCGATTTTGGATCCCATCATCGATTACTGGGCCGAAGCAGGCCAGCCGGAGGAATACCGTGCTGGCACGTGGGGCCCGGAATCCGCCGATAGAATGTTGCGCCGCCGGGGCCACTCCTGGCGCCGCCCATAG
- a CDS encoding glucose-6-phosphate dehydrogenase assembly protein OpcA, which produces MIIPLPNTTTREISKKLVEAQEHYTLTTGRVLTLIVAAREDDDLENILASVRDASHEHPSRVLVVVTGDPQADTHLDAQLRVGGEAGASEMVIMKLHGALANQDEAVVTPLLLPDTPLVAWWPTLCPPDPASSSVGKLAQRRITNVAHDGRVTGEDLRTLSAGYTPGDSDMSWAAITLWRGVVASALDRHPHEPVQSVEVAGPAGHPAPDFAAGWLLDRLAVPVHRTVTDSQEPHFPVTHLRFNRETSHVDVDVIDERTVRVCVPGSPDSLVSLSKRSQAEVLSEELRHLDADKTYAQALRALAQVDYSKQ; this is translated from the coding sequence ATGATTATTCCATTGCCCAACACCACTACGCGTGAAATCTCCAAAAAGCTAGTAGAGGCCCAGGAGCATTACACCCTTACTACCGGCCGAGTACTCACCCTAATCGTGGCTGCCCGCGAGGACGATGATCTGGAAAACATCCTGGCCTCCGTGCGTGATGCCTCCCACGAGCACCCGTCGCGCGTTCTGGTCGTCGTGACGGGCGACCCGCAGGCAGATACCCACCTGGACGCGCAGCTGCGCGTGGGCGGTGAAGCGGGTGCTTCTGAGATGGTCATCATGAAGTTGCACGGCGCTTTGGCAAACCAGGACGAGGCAGTCGTTACTCCACTGCTGCTTCCCGATACCCCCTTGGTCGCCTGGTGGCCTACCTTGTGCCCGCCCGACCCAGCTTCCAGCTCGGTGGGCAAGCTGGCTCAACGCCGCATTACCAACGTTGCCCATGACGGACGCGTCACTGGCGAAGATCTGCGCACATTATCCGCCGGCTACACGCCGGGCGATTCTGATATGTCCTGGGCCGCCATCACTTTGTGGCGCGGCGTCGTGGCCTCCGCATTGGACCGCCATCCTCACGAGCCCGTGCAGTCCGTCGAGGTAGCGGGACCTGCGGGCCACCCAGCTCCAGACTTCGCGGCCGGATGGCTCCTCGATCGTTTGGCAGTGCCCGTCCACCGCACTGTCACCGACTCTCAGGAGCCGCACTTCCCAGTGACCCACTTGCGGTTTAATCGGGAAACGAGCCACGTCGACGTTGATGTCATCGACGAGCGCACGGTGCGTGTGTGCGTTCCAGGTTCTCCGGATTCCTTGGTGAGCCTTAGCAAGCGCTCCCAAGCTGAGGTTCTCTCTGAAGAATTGCGCCATCTGGATGCCGATAAGACTTATGCGCAAGCACTCCGTGCGCTCGCGCAAGTAGACTACAGTAAGCAGTAA
- the pgl gene encoding 6-phosphogluconolactonase: protein MVTLHRVSDVDDLISQAALKFVDTVARIQAAGGGLHHDGVARVVLTGGGAGIGVLHELARLDFAAQQQGENFPAQRIDWSRVHVFFGDERNVPVSDADSNEGQARSALLNHVDIPDQNIHGFDLGAVSMEAAASAYEPELKEFAPNGFDLHLLGMGEEGHINSLFPHSEAVREQEELAVPVHDSPKPPSERITLTLPAVNKSARIWLLVAGEAKAEAAKHVVEGAEAEEWPAAGVHGKEETILFLADDAASEL, encoded by the coding sequence ATGGTAACTCTTCACCGCGTAAGCGATGTGGATGACCTTATCTCCCAGGCCGCGCTGAAATTCGTGGATACCGTAGCGCGTATCCAGGCCGCCGGTGGCGGGCTCCACCACGATGGGGTCGCGCGAGTTGTCCTAACCGGCGGTGGCGCTGGAATTGGCGTTCTTCACGAACTAGCTCGTTTGGATTTCGCGGCACAGCAGCAAGGCGAGAATTTTCCAGCCCAGCGCATCGATTGGTCGCGCGTTCACGTCTTTTTCGGCGACGAGCGTAATGTGCCCGTCTCTGACGCAGATTCTAATGAGGGTCAAGCACGCAGTGCCCTGCTCAATCACGTAGATATTCCGGATCAGAATATTCACGGTTTTGATCTGGGCGCGGTGTCCATGGAAGCCGCAGCGAGTGCGTATGAGCCAGAGCTAAAGGAATTCGCCCCGAACGGATTCGACCTGCATCTGCTGGGCATGGGCGAAGAGGGCCATATCAATTCCTTGTTCCCCCATTCTGAGGCGGTTCGGGAACAAGAAGAGCTAGCTGTTCCCGTCCATGACTCTCCCAAGCCGCCGAGCGAGCGCATTACCCTTACTCTTCCCGCGGTAAACAAGTCTGCTCGTATTTGGCTTCTTGTTGCAGGCGAGGCCAAGGCGGAAGCTGCCAAGCATGTCGTTGAAGGCGCTGAAGCCGAAGAATGGCCGGCTGCAGGCGTGCACGGTAAGGAGGAGACCATCCTCTTCCTTGCCGATGACGCTGCCTCCGAGCTCTAG
- the secG gene encoding preprotein translocase subunit SecG, producing the protein MVLALEIILVIAAILMSIFVLLHKGKGGGLSSLFGGGVQSNLSGSTVVEKNLDRYTVIMVIIWLACIVGLNLIQAFA; encoded by the coding sequence ATGGTCTTGGCACTGGAAATCATCTTGGTCATCGCAGCTATTTTGATGTCCATCTTTGTGCTGCTGCACAAAGGCAAAGGTGGCGGCCTGTCCAGCCTCTTCGGCGGCGGCGTGCAGTCGAACCTTTCCGGCTCGACCGTCGTGGAAAAGAACCTGGACCGTTACACCGTGATCATGGTAATTATCTGGCTTGCGTGCATCGTAGGCCTTAACCTCATCCAGGCATTCGCTTAA
- the tpiA gene encoding triose-phosphate isomerase: protein MARTPLIAGNWKMNLDHVEAIGSVQKFAFSLPKDYYEKVDVAYMVPFTDIRTVQTLVEGDKLQVTYGAQDISKHESGAFTGEVSGKMLAKLGCSWVVVGHSERRQYHGETDKLVAEKAAAALDNGISPIVCVGEPLAVREAGTHVDYVVNQTRNSLAGLSADQLAKTVIAYEPVWAIGTGKVASADDAQEVCAAIRELVKELAGEDVAAGIRILYGGSVKVDSVAEIVSKPDVDGGLIGGASLVGEEFAKLAANAANALN, encoded by the coding sequence ATGGCACGCACCCCACTTATTGCAGGTAACTGGAAGATGAACCTTGACCACGTCGAGGCCATCGGCTCCGTTCAAAAGTTCGCCTTCTCCCTGCCAAAGGACTACTACGAGAAGGTCGACGTGGCCTACATGGTCCCGTTTACTGATATCCGCACTGTCCAAACGTTGGTAGAGGGCGACAAGCTGCAGGTCACCTACGGTGCGCAGGACATCTCTAAGCACGAGTCCGGCGCATTCACTGGTGAAGTATCTGGCAAGATGCTGGCCAAGCTCGGCTGCAGCTGGGTGGTCGTGGGCCATTCGGAGCGCCGTCAGTACCACGGCGAGACCGATAAGCTTGTTGCAGAAAAGGCAGCCGCAGCATTGGACAATGGCATCAGCCCCATCGTGTGCGTGGGCGAGCCGCTGGCTGTACGCGAGGCCGGTACCCACGTGGACTACGTGGTTAACCAGACCCGCAATTCTTTGGCTGGCCTGAGCGCAGACCAGCTTGCCAAGACTGTTATCGCCTACGAGCCAGTTTGGGCGATTGGCACCGGCAAAGTTGCCTCCGCAGACGATGCCCAGGAAGTCTGCGCCGCCATCCGTGAGCTCGTAAAGGAGCTCGCAGGCGAGGACGTTGCTGCAGGTATCCGCATTCTCTACGGTGGTTCCGTCAAGGTTGATTCCGTTGCAGAGATCGTCAGCAAGCCTGACGTCGACGGCGGCCTTATCGGTGGTGCCTCCTTGGTCGGCGAGGAGTTTGCCAAGTTGGCGGCCAACGCAGCTAATGCCCTGAACTAA
- a CDS encoding phosphoglycerate kinase — MAFQTLDDLLKEGVESRHVLVRSDFNVPLDEEGNITDPGRINASLPTIKALVEGGAKVILSAHLGRPKGEVNAKFSLSPVAEALSEALGQYVALAGDVTGEDAHERANGLNDGDVMLVENVRFDPRETSKDEAERGQFADELVALAADNGAFVSDGFGVVHRAQASVYDVAKRLPAYAGKLVEKELSVLSTVAKEPEHPYVVVLGGAKVSDKLGVIEALAGKADKVIIGGGMCYTLLAAKGYNVQESLLQEDQIENCKDLLERFGDKLVLPVDLIAASKFAADAETQVVELDSIPEGWMSLDIGPKSVEKFAEVLASSKTVFWNGPMGVFEMEAFSKGTGGVAQAIIDATANNGSFSVVGGGDSAASVRMLGLDEDGFSHISTGGGASLEYLEGKELPGVSVLEA, encoded by the coding sequence ATGGCTTTCCAGACTCTTGACGATCTCCTCAAGGAGGGCGTCGAATCCCGCCACGTCCTCGTCCGCTCTGACTTCAATGTTCCACTCGATGAAGAAGGAAACATTACCGATCCCGGACGCATCAACGCTTCTCTTCCGACCATCAAGGCACTGGTAGAGGGCGGCGCAAAGGTCATTCTTTCCGCACACCTGGGTCGTCCAAAGGGTGAGGTAAACGCTAAATTCTCTTTGTCGCCAGTAGCTGAAGCGCTGTCTGAGGCACTTGGCCAGTACGTTGCCCTAGCCGGCGATGTCACCGGAGAAGACGCGCATGAGCGTGCCAACGGCCTCAACGATGGCGACGTGATGTTGGTAGAAAACGTCCGCTTCGACCCCCGTGAGACCTCCAAGGACGAGGCTGAGCGCGGCCAGTTCGCTGACGAGCTCGTTGCTCTGGCAGCCGATAACGGCGCTTTTGTTTCCGATGGCTTTGGCGTTGTCCACCGTGCGCAGGCATCTGTGTATGACGTCGCTAAGCGCCTGCCGGCTTACGCAGGCAAGCTCGTAGAAAAGGAACTGTCGGTTTTGTCCACCGTAGCTAAGGAGCCGGAGCACCCGTACGTGGTTGTGCTCGGCGGCGCTAAGGTTTCGGATAAGCTCGGCGTGATTGAAGCACTGGCCGGCAAGGCAGACAAGGTCATCATTGGTGGCGGCATGTGCTACACCCTGCTGGCTGCCAAGGGCTACAACGTGCAAGAGTCCCTGCTGCAAGAAGATCAGATCGAAAACTGCAAGGACCTGCTCGAGCGCTTTGGTGACAAGCTGGTGCTTCCGGTTGATCTGATTGCTGCAAGCAAGTTCGCGGCGGATGCAGAGACCCAGGTGGTCGAGCTCGATAGCATCCCAGAGGGCTGGATGTCCCTGGATATTGGGCCAAAGTCCGTGGAAAAATTTGCAGAAGTTCTTGCTTCTTCCAAGACCGTCTTCTGGAATGGCCCGATGGGCGTATTCGAAATGGAAGCTTTCTCCAAGGGCACTGGTGGTGTAGCGCAGGCTATTATCGACGCCACCGCAAACAACGGTTCCTTCTCCGTCGTCGGTGGCGGCGACTCCGCTGCCTCCGTGCGTATGCTGGGCTTGGACGAGGACGGCTTCAGCCATATCTCCACCGGCGGCGGCGCCTCCCTCGAGTACCTCGAGGGCAAGGAGCTTCCGGGCGTATCTGTCCTGGAAGCCTAA
- the gap gene encoding type I glyceraldehyde-3-phosphate dehydrogenase has protein sequence MTIRVGINGFGRIGRNFFRAVAQGDNDLEVVAVNDLTDNGTLANLLKYDSVLGRFDGEITHDDESITVNGHRIVVTAEKDPKQLKWGEYNVDLVIESTGRFTNGNDAKAHLEAGAKKVIISAPGKEVDATFVYGVNSDTYDPANHNVISAASCTTNCLAPMAKVLNDEFGIEKGLMTTVHAYTGDQRIQDAPHKDPRRARAAAVNMVPTSTGAAKAVSLVLPELDGKLDGYAMRVPVITGSATDLTFTASRDVTAEEINAALKEAAEGELKDTLAYTEDPLVSTDIVTSPHGCIFDSGMTKVSNGNLVKVLGWYDNEWGYTSQLVRLTNLVADKL, from the coding sequence CTTTGGCCGCATCGGCCGTAACTTTTTCCGTGCAGTCGCTCAGGGTGACAACGACCTCGAAGTTGTTGCAGTAAACGACCTGACCGACAACGGCACGCTGGCTAACCTGCTGAAGTACGACTCCGTACTGGGCCGCTTCGATGGCGAAATTACCCACGACGATGAGTCCATCACCGTTAACGGTCACCGCATCGTGGTAACCGCCGAGAAGGACCCGAAGCAGCTCAAGTGGGGCGAGTACAACGTAGACCTCGTCATCGAGTCCACCGGCCGCTTCACCAACGGCAACGACGCCAAGGCTCACCTCGAAGCTGGCGCCAAGAAGGTCATTATCTCCGCTCCGGGTAAGGAAGTAGACGCAACCTTCGTCTACGGCGTCAACTCTGACACCTATGATCCGGCAAACCACAACGTCATCTCCGCAGCATCCTGCACCACTAACTGCCTGGCACCGATGGCGAAGGTTCTCAATGACGAGTTCGGCATCGAAAAGGGCCTGATGACCACCGTTCACGCTTACACCGGCGACCAGCGCATCCAGGACGCTCCACACAAGGATCCGCGCCGCGCCCGTGCCGCTGCAGTAAACATGGTGCCTACCTCCACTGGTGCTGCTAAGGCCGTTTCCCTGGTTCTGCCTGAGCTGGACGGCAAGCTGGATGGCTACGCAATGCGCGTCCCGGTTATCACCGGCTCCGCTACCGACCTCACCTTCACCGCTTCCCGCGACGTCACTGCTGAGGAAATCAACGCTGCCCTGAAGGAAGCTGCTGAGGGCGAGCTCAAGGACACCCTCGCATACACCGAGGATCCACTGGTTTCCACCGACATTGTTACCTCCCCGCACGGCTGCATCTTCGACTCCGGCATGACCAAGGTTTCCAACGGCAACTTGGTCAAGGTTCTGGGCTGGTACGACAACGAGTGGGGCTACACTTCCCAGCTCGTTCGCCTGACCAACCTGGTGGCAGACAAGCTCTAA